One genomic segment of Virgibacillus doumboii includes these proteins:
- the menD gene encoding 2-succinyl-5-enolpyruvyl-6-hydroxy-3-cyclohexene-1-carboxylic-acid synthase, translating to MNYTETLTRYTANFVDELSKSGITNAVISPGSRSTPLAMTLTEHPDINQWVVIDERSAAFFALGLAKKTKRPVAIICTSGTAAANYFPAIVEAHYSRVPLIVLTADRPHELRDVGAPQAIEQIKLYGDYVKWFQEMALPEADFSMLEYARSKASRAVNTAQEGNAGPVHLNFPLREPLIPDFTLENLWSQKDVQAYYPANTGKRRLSNEQINQLREKLQSYQKGLIVCGPHMESNIADSVVKLAAEWGLPVLADPLSQVRSGKHQKDNVIEGYDAILRNEAIREQLKPDYIIRFGAMPVSKPYLFYVKEHRDTKQFIVETEAGYREPAGNRTEFIYADPVVLCNDLVDSSDVTSNANWLETWQTMNQVAKKLLLENEDTQLLTEGNAVRNLMEVIPDKSSVYVGNSMSVRDLDTFFMTTPKTVEILANRGANGIDGMVSSGAGAAASGDPVTLLLGDLSFFHDSNGMLAAKHYNLNLTVLLINNNGGGIFSFLPHVNHEKHFEALFGTPLDIDFQQMVEMYGGSYINVHTEPELKDALYSSYQSQGLTVIEVKTERTANMEWHRNKWQNIANELLNDKE from the coding sequence ATGAATTATACAGAAACATTGACGAGGTATACGGCGAATTTTGTTGATGAGCTTTCCAAAAGTGGGATAACCAATGCAGTTATCTCACCCGGCTCCAGATCAACTCCACTTGCTATGACGTTGACCGAACATCCCGACATCAATCAGTGGGTCGTTATTGATGAACGCTCTGCAGCATTCTTTGCTTTAGGGCTGGCCAAAAAAACAAAACGCCCCGTAGCTATCATTTGTACTTCAGGTACTGCTGCTGCTAATTATTTCCCAGCGATTGTGGAAGCTCATTACAGCAGGGTACCATTAATTGTTTTGACTGCCGATCGCCCCCATGAATTACGTGATGTTGGGGCACCACAGGCTATTGAGCAGATTAAACTCTATGGTGACTATGTAAAATGGTTTCAGGAGATGGCTTTGCCTGAGGCTGACTTCAGTATGCTTGAATATGCCAGAAGCAAAGCATCCCGGGCAGTTAACACCGCTCAAGAAGGGAATGCAGGCCCGGTGCATTTAAACTTTCCGTTACGCGAGCCGTTAATTCCGGATTTCACGCTCGAAAATTTGTGGAGTCAAAAGGATGTTCAAGCATATTACCCTGCCAATACCGGGAAACGCAGGCTGTCTAATGAACAGATCAACCAGCTCCGTGAAAAATTACAATCTTATCAAAAAGGTTTGATTGTCTGCGGGCCACATATGGAAAGTAATATCGCGGACTCCGTAGTAAAGCTTGCGGCAGAATGGGGATTACCTGTTCTGGCAGATCCGTTATCCCAGGTCAGGTCCGGAAAGCATCAAAAAGACAATGTGATTGAAGGCTATGATGCGATTTTACGAAATGAAGCAATACGAGAACAGCTGAAACCGGATTATATCATCCGGTTTGGGGCAATGCCGGTATCCAAACCGTATCTTTTTTACGTGAAAGAACACCGTGATACAAAACAGTTTATCGTTGAAACGGAAGCGGGATATCGTGAACCTGCCGGAAACAGAACAGAATTTATTTATGCTGATCCAGTTGTGCTGTGTAATGATCTGGTCGATTCCAGTGATGTTACTTCAAATGCTAATTGGTTGGAGACTTGGCAAACGATGAATCAAGTTGCAAAAAAACTTCTGTTGGAAAACGAAGATACACAGTTACTTACAGAAGGAAATGCTGTTCGAAACTTGATGGAGGTTATTCCGGATAAGAGCAGCGTCTATGTTGGGAACAGTATGTCTGTCCGTGATCTGGATACGTTTTTCATGACTACACCCAAGACAGTTGAAATTTTGGCAAACCGTGGTGCAAACGGGATCGATGGAATGGTTTCAAGCGGAGCAGGTGCAGCGGCATCGGGTGACCCTGTTACATTGCTGCTTGGGGATTTGTCGTTTTTTCATGATTCAAACGGGATGCTCGCAGCAAAACATTACAACCTGAATCTGACAGTTCTTCTGATTAATAATAATGGTGGCGGTATCTTCTCGTTTTTGCCTCATGTAAACCATGAAAAACATTTTGAGGCATTATTTGGAACACCGCTGGATATCGATTTTCAGCAAATGGTTGAAATGTATGGTGGCAGCTACATAAATGTTCATACCGAACCTGAATTAAAAGATGCACTTTATAGCAGTTATCAGAGTCAGGGATTAACTGTTATTGAAGTCAAGACCGAACGGACAGCAAATATGGAATGGCATCGCAATAAATGGCAAAATATTGCAAATGAACTGCTGAACGATAAGGAATGA
- the menH gene encoding 2-succinyl-6-hydroxy-2,4-cyclohexadiene-1-carboxylate synthase, producing MYFTINDSKYWYEVNGEGEPVLLLHGFTGTTATWSSFVEDWAKKYKVIMVDLPGHGKTDAFAPWSMDVFCADLVSFLNHLQLEKVHLVGYSLGGRTALSFTVFYPERVKSLILESASPGLELASERENRIHNDEQLAQRIEQDGMESFVDYWEMIPLFRTQDKLSSEMKRKIRDERLSQSAKGLAQSLRFMGTGSQPSWWDRLKDLTVPVLLLAGELDDKFIGINKKMFYRMPSADLTIVEDSGHAIHVEQPRIFGKIVNGFFTNH from the coding sequence ATGTATTTCACAATAAATGATTCAAAATACTGGTATGAAGTAAACGGGGAAGGTGAACCAGTCCTTCTTTTACATGGATTTACCGGTACGACGGCCACATGGTCTTCTTTTGTTGAAGACTGGGCGAAAAAATATAAAGTTATCATGGTTGATCTTCCGGGACATGGAAAAACGGATGCATTTGCTCCTTGGTCTATGGATGTCTTTTGCGCAGATTTGGTTTCGTTTTTGAATCATTTGCAACTGGAGAAAGTACATCTTGTCGGGTATTCGTTAGGTGGTAGGACGGCTCTATCTTTTACTGTATTTTACCCGGAGCGGGTTAAGTCACTAATACTGGAGAGTGCGTCACCAGGTTTAGAACTTGCAAGTGAACGGGAAAATCGTATTCATAACGATGAACAGCTTGCACAGCGGATTGAACAGGATGGGATGGAGTCGTTCGTGGATTACTGGGAAATGATTCCCTTGTTCCGGACACAGGATAAACTATCATCCGAAATGAAAAGAAAGATTCGGGACGAACGGTTATCGCAATCGGCCAAAGGTCTCGCTCAGTCATTAAGGTTTATGGGAACAGGTTCACAGCCTTCCTGGTGGGATAGACTAAAGGATTTAACGGTACCTGTTTTACTGCTTGCAGGCGAACTCGATGACAAATTTATTGGTATTAATAAAAAGATGTTTTACCGCATGCCTTCAGCCGATTTGACAATAGTTGAGGATAGTGGACATGCAATTCATGTGGAACAGCCACGAATTTTTGGTAAAATAGTAAATGGGTTTTTTACGAACCATTAA
- the menB gene encoding 1,4-dihydroxy-2-naphthoyl-CoA synthase — MTVQWEEAKKYEEIIYEKYDGIAKVTMNRPQVHNAFTPLTVQEMIDAFSDARDDSSIGVIILAGAGDKAFCSGGDQSVRGHGGYVGDDHVPRLNVLDLQRLIRTIPKPVIAMVSGYAIGGGHVLHVVCDLTIAADNAIFGQTGPKVGSFDAGYGAGLLSRMVGHKRAREIWYLCRQYNADEAYEMGMVNKVVPLEQLEEETLQWSNEMLEKSPTALRFLKASINADVDGWAGLQQMGGDATLLYYTTDEAKEGRDAFKEKRKPDFKKFPRFP, encoded by the coding sequence ATGACTGTACAATGGGAAGAAGCTAAGAAGTATGAGGAGATTATATACGAAAAGTATGATGGGATTGCAAAAGTAACGATGAACCGTCCACAGGTTCACAATGCGTTTACACCGCTGACCGTACAGGAAATGATTGATGCTTTCTCAGATGCACGTGATGATTCATCAATCGGTGTAATTATACTTGCAGGAGCTGGTGACAAAGCATTCTGTTCAGGTGGAGACCAGTCAGTAAGAGGACATGGTGGATATGTCGGGGATGACCATGTGCCACGCTTAAATGTACTTGACCTGCAACGTTTGATTCGTACAATTCCTAAACCTGTTATCGCTATGGTATCCGGATATGCCATTGGCGGAGGACATGTTTTACACGTTGTATGTGACCTGACAATTGCAGCAGACAATGCCATTTTTGGTCAGACAGGCCCGAAAGTGGGAAGCTTTGATGCCGGTTATGGTGCTGGCCTGCTTTCAAGAATGGTCGGTCATAAACGCGCCCGTGAAATTTGGTACCTGTGCCGTCAGTACAATGCTGATGAGGCATATGAGATGGGTATGGTTAACAAAGTGGTACCACTTGAGCAGTTGGAGGAAGAAACATTGCAATGGTCCAATGAAATGCTGGAAAAATCACCGACAGCACTCCGTTTCCTGAAAGCTTCCATTAATGCGGATGTTGACGGCTGGGCTGGTCTTCAGCAAATGGGCGGCGACGCAACACTTCTGTACTATACGACCGATGAGGCAAAAGAAGGCCGTGACGCATTCAAAGAGAAAAGAAAACCGGACTTCAAGAAATTCCCGCGTTTTCCGTGA
- a CDS encoding o-succinylbenzoate--CoA ligase yields the protein MAETIPHWLSKQAELAPDKTAIELENETTITFFELKKKSQQFAKKLSRLDITQDSRVGILSANHVDMVIAIHALSYLGAVVVMLNTRLTDKELDYQINDAGVSLVLAQNTDRNLDVTIQRFSEVWKLDEQPAELRTEINLDKLFTIIYTSGTTGFPKGVMHTYGNHWWSAVGSMLNLGLNSDDKWMAALPIFHVGGLSIFLRSIIYGMPVYLVEKYDKQIMHEAIMTKSVTIVSVVTVMLNDLINHLGNNRYPESLRCMLLGGGPAPKSMLEDAKKRNMPVFQSYGMTETSSQIVTLSPDDALNKIGSSGKPLFPAQFKIDANEGEIGEIFVKGPMVTKGYLNNETATNKTITDGWLATGDLGYLDHEGFLYVVDRRKDLIISGGENIYPTEIESVLSGMKAIHEAGVVGKKDAKWGHVPVAFIVASGKITEEAIFEYAEKKLARYKLPKEIHFVEKLPRNASNKLVRSKLQQYLKDDNVN from the coding sequence ATGGCTGAGACCATACCCCATTGGCTGTCAAAACAAGCCGAACTGGCACCTGATAAAACTGCAATAGAACTTGAAAATGAAACAACAATAACTTTTTTTGAATTGAAAAAGAAAAGTCAGCAATTTGCAAAAAAATTATCCCGATTGGACATCACGCAGGATTCACGTGTTGGGATTCTATCTGCAAATCACGTTGATATGGTTATTGCAATTCATGCGCTAAGCTATCTTGGAGCCGTTGTGGTAATGCTTAATACACGTTTAACGGATAAAGAACTGGATTATCAGATTAATGATGCCGGCGTTTCACTTGTCCTGGCGCAAAATACTGATCGAAATCTTGACGTTACGATACAACGCTTTTCAGAGGTATGGAAACTTGATGAGCAGCCAGCTGAACTGCGGACAGAAATTAATTTGGATAAGCTGTTTACGATTATCTATACTTCAGGAACTACCGGTTTCCCGAAAGGTGTTATGCACACATATGGTAATCATTGGTGGAGTGCAGTAGGATCAATGCTGAACCTGGGACTGAACAGTGATGATAAATGGATGGCGGCCTTGCCAATCTTCCATGTAGGGGGTCTGTCCATTTTTCTCCGTAGTATAATATACGGAATGCCGGTTTATTTAGTTGAAAAATATGACAAACAGATTATGCATGAGGCAATTATGACGAAAAGCGTTACAATCGTATCTGTTGTTACAGTCATGTTAAATGACTTAATCAATCATCTGGGTAATAATCGTTACCCGGAATCGCTGAGGTGTATGTTACTTGGTGGTGGACCGGCACCAAAGTCAATGTTGGAAGATGCCAAAAAACGTAATATGCCTGTTTTTCAATCCTATGGCATGACGGAAACATCATCACAAATTGTAACACTGAGTCCTGATGATGCACTGAATAAAATTGGATCCTCGGGCAAACCATTATTTCCTGCACAATTCAAAATTGATGCCAATGAAGGTGAAATCGGTGAAATTTTTGTAAAAGGACCAATGGTTACAAAAGGTTATTTAAATAATGAAACTGCAACCAATAAAACGATTACGGATGGATGGCTGGCAACCGGCGATTTGGGTTATCTTGACCATGAAGGATTTTTATACGTTGTGGATCGCCGGAAAGATTTAATCATATCAGGTGGCGAGAATATCTATCCAACTGAAATTGAAAGTGTTTTATCCGGTATGAAAGCAATTCATGAAGCAGGTGTTGTTGGGAAGAAAGATGCTAAATGGGGACATGTCCCTGTAGCTTTCATTGTTGCATCCGGGAAAATAACGGAAGAGGCTATATTCGAATATGCCGAAAAAAAACTTGCCCGTTATAAACTGCCAAAAGAAATTCACTTTGTTGAGAAGCTTCCTAGAAATGCATCGAACAAACTTGTAAGAAGTAAGCTGCAGCAGTATTTGAAAGACGATAATGTTAATTAA
- a CDS encoding ABC transporter ATP-binding protein — MQTLTAKDLTLGYGEDIIIDDLNITIPKGEITVFIGGNGCGKSTLLRSLARLLKPKGGDVVLDGEDIAKMGTKDVAKKLAILPQSPVTPEGLTVKELVKQGRHPYRGFLKQWSNDDDNAVNKALEATNMMDLKDRSVDSLSGGQRQRAWIAMTLAQETDTILLDEPTTYLDMTHQIDVLDLLFELNEKDGRTVVMVLHDLNLACRYAHHIVAIRDKKVFAQGKPEEIVTCNLVHEVFQMKCDVTFDPMFGTPMCIPHGRGRCIFARGAGAAQSAVN; from the coding sequence ATGCAAACGTTAACAGCTAAGGATTTAACACTTGGCTACGGGGAAGATATAATCATTGATGATTTAAATATAACAATACCTAAAGGTGAAATCACTGTATTTATTGGTGGTAACGGATGCGGAAAATCCACATTGTTGCGTTCACTTGCACGTCTTTTGAAACCAAAAGGCGGTGACGTTGTACTGGATGGTGAGGATATTGCGAAAATGGGCACGAAAGATGTAGCAAAAAAGCTTGCCATTTTACCGCAAAGTCCTGTAACACCGGAAGGATTGACAGTTAAGGAACTTGTTAAACAAGGCAGACATCCTTACCGCGGCTTTTTAAAACAATGGTCCAACGATGATGATAATGCTGTTAATAAAGCACTTGAAGCAACAAATATGATGGATCTTAAAGACCGATCAGTTGATTCATTATCCGGTGGCCAACGCCAGCGTGCATGGATTGCTATGACATTGGCACAGGAAACTGATACGATTTTATTGGATGAACCTACAACATACTTAGATATGACCCATCAAATTGATGTGCTGGATTTACTGTTTGAACTAAATGAAAAAGACGGACGCACTGTTGTTATGGTCTTACATGATTTGAATCTTGCGTGCCGTTACGCCCACCATATTGTTGCAATAAGAGATAAAAAAGTCTTTGCTCAGGGTAAGCCTGAAGAGATTGTTACTTGTAATTTGGTTCATGAAGTTTTCCAAATGAAATGTGACGTAACGTTTGATCCGATGTTCGGGACTCCAATGTGCATACCACACGGCAGAGGGCGATGTATATTCGCCAGGGGAGCCGGTGCAGCACAATCGGCAGTGAATTAA
- a CDS encoding hydrolase has translation MEKKKYYINTGSLEISQIKYDNNEEFIIHATDDEVRILREKMNNMHDADLGTFLRSHVPIVPYHNDTANDNYDDSITEAYRMIYELGDEDTKEHIDSIGVLSDRHL, from the coding sequence ATGGAGAAAAAGAAATATTATATAAATACGGGCAGTCTGGAAATATCGCAAATTAAATATGATAATAATGAAGAATTTATAATTCATGCAACAGATGATGAGGTCCGTATTTTACGTGAGAAAATGAATAATATGCATGATGCTGATCTCGGAACTTTTCTGCGTTCACATGTTCCAATTGTCCCGTATCATAACGATACAGCAAATGATAACTATGACGACAGTATAACTGAAGCATATCGGATGATTTACGAATTAGGTGACGAGGATACAAAAGAACATATCGATAGTATAGGTGTTTTGTCAGACAGGCATCTGTAA
- the ytkD gene encoding RNA deprotection pyrophosphohydrolase: MYTFKDYYQNEVKLSFEDHPFSKKPKHVWVICKYKGNWLLTKHKDRGLEFPGGKVEKGEAALEAAIREVMEETGGTIEHINYVGQYIVAGKGGTIIKNVYFAEIAGLMEQRTYYETEGPVVLEAIPDDVRVNEQYSFIMKDGVLTRSMEYIDKNY, translated from the coding sequence ATGTACACTTTCAAAGACTATTACCAAAATGAAGTAAAATTATCGTTTGAGGATCATCCTTTTTCAAAAAAACCAAAACATGTCTGGGTCATTTGCAAATATAAGGGGAATTGGCTGCTGACCAAACATAAAGACCGAGGACTTGAATTCCCCGGTGGAAAGGTCGAAAAAGGGGAAGCTGCGCTTGAAGCGGCAATTCGGGAAGTGATGGAAGAAACCGGAGGAACCATTGAACACATTAATTATGTCGGTCAATATATTGTTGCAGGTAAAGGCGGTACCATTATTAAAAATGTTTATTTTGCTGAGATAGCGGGCCTGATGGAACAAAGAACGTATTATGAAACAGAAGGACCGGTTGTATTGGAAGCAATTCCGGACGATGTGAGGGTTAATGAGCAGTACAGTTTTATTATGAAAGATGGCGTTTTAACGCGTAGTATGGAGTATATTGATAAAAACTACTAA
- a CDS encoding ABC transporter permease: protein MNRKTDYHLFEQYKKQLKREKKIVFTWQFVILISFFALWELASSMYWIDPLLFSSPSEIINLLMEKFSDGSILTHLQVTLFETILGFLIGTIMGIVIATVLWSSLRFSKIMDPYLVVMNAMPKVALGPIIIVALGPGYISIIAMGAIISVVITTLVVYSAFREVDPNYEKVLKSFGANRKQIFKEAVFPATLPAMISTLKVNVGLSWVGVIVGEFLVSKEGLGYLIVYGFQVFDFTLVMSSLIIIAIFAAIMYKIVERIEGWLIKHTQ, encoded by the coding sequence ATGAATCGTAAAACAGATTACCACCTGTTTGAACAATACAAAAAACAACTGAAGCGTGAGAAAAAAATCGTCTTCACGTGGCAGTTCGTCATCCTGATTTCTTTTTTCGCCTTATGGGAACTGGCCAGCAGCATGTATTGGATTGACCCATTATTATTCAGCTCACCATCCGAAATTATTAACCTGCTTATGGAAAAATTTTCAGACGGATCCATTCTAACGCATTTGCAGGTAACGCTATTTGAAACGATTTTGGGCTTTCTGATCGGAACCATTATGGGAATTGTCATCGCAACTGTGTTGTGGTCATCATTACGGTTTTCCAAAATAATGGACCCTTACCTTGTTGTTATGAATGCGATGCCTAAAGTTGCCCTTGGACCGATAATAATTGTGGCACTGGGGCCGGGATATATTTCCATCATCGCAATGGGAGCCATCATTTCAGTAGTTATTACGACACTCGTTGTTTATTCCGCTTTCCGGGAAGTCGACCCCAATTATGAAAAAGTGCTAAAAAGTTTCGGAGCCAACAGAAAACAGATTTTTAAGGAGGCTGTCTTTCCTGCAACATTGCCCGCAATGATCTCCACGCTTAAAGTTAATGTCGGCCTTTCCTGGGTCGGGGTAATCGTCGGAGAATTCCTTGTATCAAAAGAAGGATTGGGCTATCTGATTGTTTATGGATTCCAGGTATTTGACTTCACTCTCGTTATGTCCAGTTTGATCATCATTGCTATCTTTGCCGCAATAATGTACAAAATTGTCGAGCGGATCGAGGGATGGCTGATTAAGCATACACAATAA
- a CDS encoding ABC transporter ATP-binding protein, whose translation MSFLTLENVSHHYFSKKSYTKALDNISFSVNEGEFVALLGPSGCGKSTILSIIAGIIEQTAGSVHLNQQPLSKSDLAIGYMLQQDYLFPWKTIINNVLIGPKIVNDQTKETKEKALTLLEEVGLSGVAQDYPNSLSGGMRQRVALVRTLITDPKILLLDEPFSALDYQTKLKLEDLVSQLLKTYNKTAVLVTHDIGEAIAMSDRIILMDANPGCIAKTFEVPLELRNEMPFLVRRHPKYQILFDKIWKELNKNEEISSGAKVVIPDYES comes from the coding sequence ATGTCATTTCTTACCTTAGAAAATGTTTCACATCATTATTTTTCAAAAAAAAGCTATACAAAAGCATTAGATAATATTTCTTTTTCCGTTAATGAAGGGGAATTTGTAGCGTTACTGGGTCCCAGTGGCTGTGGAAAGTCAACAATCCTTTCAATCATTGCAGGGATTATTGAACAAACTGCCGGAAGTGTTCATCTGAATCAGCAGCCCTTGAGTAAATCTGACCTTGCCATTGGGTATATGCTGCAGCAGGATTATTTATTTCCATGGAAAACAATCATCAATAATGTATTGATTGGCCCTAAAATCGTCAATGATCAAACAAAAGAAACGAAGGAAAAAGCTTTAACGCTTCTGGAAGAAGTTGGTCTGTCCGGTGTGGCTCAGGATTATCCAAATTCCCTTTCCGGCGGTATGCGACAACGCGTTGCGTTAGTCCGTACACTGATAACCGACCCGAAAATATTGTTATTGGATGAACCTTTCTCAGCATTGGACTATCAAACAAAACTGAAACTAGAGGATCTTGTGTCACAGCTTCTTAAAACATACAACAAAACCGCTGTGCTCGTTACGCATGATATCGGCGAGGCTATAGCGATGAGTGATCGTATTATCCTGATGGATGCCAATCCGGGATGCATCGCAAAAACGTTTGAAGTACCGTTGGAATTGCGTAACGAAATGCCATTTTTAGTACGGAGACATCCAAAGTACCAAATTCTGTTTGATAAAATATGGAAAGAGTTAAATAAAAACGAAGAAATTTCATCAGGAGCAAAGGTGGTGATTCCCGATTATGAATCGTAA
- a CDS encoding ABC transporter substrate-binding protein: MKKRFCIALFSCILLIFVTACSSGEKTTIKIAEVTRSLFYAPQYVAIEKGFFKDQGFDVELQTTWGGDKTMTALLSDGADVALVGSETSIYVYAQDSKDYAVNFAQLTQTDGTFLVAKEPKPNFKWDDLKGSTFLGQRVGGMPQIVGEFVLKKHDIDPHADLNLLQNVDFANIPGAFVSGDAEYVQLFEPTASIFEKEGKGHIIASFGEESGHVPYTVFMAKQSFIKENEETTKKFTKAVYEAQKWVQEHSAEEIAKVIQPYFEDTELDMLASSIERYKNQGSFATDPILGKEEWNNLKDIMDEAGELPADVPYDELVNTKYAEEVIGN, encoded by the coding sequence ATGAAAAAACGTTTCTGTATCGCTTTATTTTCATGTATATTGCTTATTTTTGTTACAGCTTGCAGTTCCGGTGAAAAAACAACAATTAAAATAGCTGAAGTTACCAGATCATTGTTCTACGCCCCTCAATATGTAGCAATTGAAAAGGGATTCTTTAAGGATCAGGGATTCGACGTTGAACTGCAAACAACATGGGGCGGTGACAAAACCATGACCGCTCTATTGTCTGACGGAGCAGACGTGGCACTTGTCGGATCAGAAACTTCCATCTACGTGTATGCTCAAGATTCAAAAGACTACGCAGTCAATTTTGCACAATTAACACAAACAGATGGCACTTTCCTGGTTGCAAAAGAACCAAAACCAAATTTTAAGTGGGATGACTTAAAGGGCAGCACCTTCCTTGGTCAGCGTGTAGGTGGAATGCCACAAATTGTTGGCGAATTTGTTTTGAAAAAGCATGATATCGATCCGCACGCCGATCTAAATCTGCTGCAGAATGTTGACTTTGCAAACATCCCGGGTGCTTTCGTATCGGGTGATGCTGAATATGTTCAGCTCTTTGAACCAACTGCCAGCATTTTTGAAAAAGAAGGAAAAGGTCATATCATCGCTTCATTCGGTGAAGAATCCGGTCATGTGCCATACACTGTATTTATGGCTAAACAAAGCTTTATAAAAGAAAACGAAGAAACTACAAAGAAATTTACAAAAGCGGTATACGAAGCGCAAAAATGGGTCCAGGAACATAGTGCGGAAGAGATAGCAAAAGTAATTCAACCATACTTTGAAGATACTGAGCTTGATATGCTCGCATCCTCCATTGAGCGCTATAAAAATCAAGGCTCATTTGCAACTGATCCAATTCTTGGTAAAGAGGAATGGAATAACCTGAAAGATATTATGGACGAAGCAGGTGAACTCCCTGCCGATGTTCCATATGATGAGCTTGTAAATACTAAATATGCTGAGGAAGTAATCGGAAACTAA
- a CDS encoding IS1182 family transposase, which translates to MEQGEMIPTYFGDLISGDHLARSISDIVEQLDLSEIMNQYTHQGEEAYHPKLLIKILFYGYAEGFFSSRKLGIAVRENIPFRWLAAGQKPDHRTISDFRKNNLKTLAGLFSQIVQIAQELGHISLGHVSIDGSKIKAHASKHKAMSRGRMKKELERLEREITETLEKAQEQDELEMEDEPEDPRHQGIQDRQQRLETIKGALQQLKERKPEASSATPEKDQVNFTDEDSRIMNTKTQGVIQGYNPQIAVDSDNGLIVGYKMSQNSSDQGQFEDVLSSIQENTGTVPEKVTADAGYFSADNIQQAEAYGTDAYIAATKESKQTGNPYDKSNFTYDPDQETYICPIGKKMDLKKIKYKNNEKKPTQWIYECQACPECPFQRECVKAKSKSGKRTMTRTEADPVRESMRTKVQSDEGKAIYKQRKAIVEPVFGQIKECQGFRQFHLRGKDKVEGEFELLALSHNLRKLHTLKHSKKPKVDERKKYVQNQKKAA; encoded by the coding sequence ATGGAACAAGGGGAAATGATTCCGACGTACTTTGGAGATCTGATTTCGGGGGACCATTTGGCTCGTTCCATTAGTGACATTGTCGAACAGTTGGATCTTTCGGAAATCATGAATCAATATACGCATCAAGGAGAAGAAGCTTACCATCCGAAGTTGCTAATCAAGATATTATTTTATGGCTATGCGGAAGGGTTTTTTTCTTCCCGTAAATTAGGGATTGCCGTTCGTGAAAATATTCCTTTTCGATGGTTGGCTGCTGGTCAGAAGCCTGATCACCGTACGATCAGTGATTTTCGCAAGAACAATTTGAAAACTTTGGCTGGCTTATTTAGCCAAATCGTGCAAATTGCACAGGAACTTGGCCATATTTCCCTTGGGCATGTAAGTATTGACGGTTCCAAGATCAAAGCCCATGCTTCCAAACATAAAGCAATGTCCCGAGGCCGCATGAAAAAAGAACTTGAGCGCCTGGAAAGGGAAATCACCGAAACATTGGAAAAAGCACAGGAACAAGATGAACTTGAAATGGAAGATGAACCGGAAGACCCCCGACACCAAGGTATACAAGACCGTCAACAACGATTGGAAACCATTAAGGGTGCACTGCAACAACTGAAAGAACGTAAACCGGAAGCTTCTTCCGCGACGCCCGAAAAAGACCAGGTTAATTTCACAGATGAAGATTCACGGATTATGAACACGAAAACCCAGGGTGTTATACAAGGCTACAATCCCCAAATTGCGGTTGATTCCGACAATGGGTTGATTGTTGGTTATAAAATGAGTCAAAATTCCAGCGATCAAGGACAGTTTGAAGATGTCTTATCTTCCATTCAAGAGAATACAGGAACGGTGCCGGAAAAGGTCACAGCGGACGCTGGTTATTTTAGTGCTGACAATATCCAACAAGCGGAAGCATATGGAACGGACGCTTATATTGCAGCGACCAAAGAAAGCAAACAAACCGGGAACCCATATGACAAATCAAATTTCACCTATGATCCAGACCAAGAAACGTATATCTGCCCTATAGGCAAGAAAATGGATCTCAAAAAAATTAAATACAAGAACAATGAGAAGAAACCCACCCAATGGATTTATGAATGCCAAGCATGCCCGGAATGTCCTTTTCAACGTGAATGCGTAAAGGCTAAATCTAAATCCGGAAAGCGAACCATGACACGTACGGAAGCCGATCCTGTTCGTGAATCTATGAGAACAAAGGTCCAAAGTGACGAAGGAAAAGCTATTTACAAGCAACGCAAAGCGATTGTAGAGCCGGTATTTGGTCAAATCAAGGAATGCCAGGGATTCCGACAATTTCACCTCCGTGGAAAAGATAAAGTGGAAGGTGAGTTCGAGCTGCTCGCACTGAGCCATAACCTAAGAAAACTTCATACCCTCAAACATTCCAAAAAACCTAAAGTGGATGAACGGAAGAAGTATGTCCAAAATCAGAAAAAAGCAGCATAA